One Syntrophaceae bacterium DNA window includes the following coding sequences:
- a CDS encoding M48 family metallopeptidase translates to MALLIASCASAPVTERKGLHLVPDSELTAMSFQEYNKVLKASKLSTDTAKVAMVRRVGQRIAAAAEELLEETGRGSDIRSYKWEFNLIEDDKTVNAWCMPGGKVAVYTGLLPITQDENGLAVVMGHEVAHAIAKHGNERMSQALLAQFGAIGLSLALARSPGLTSDIFMQAYGVGAQVGFLLPYSRIHESEADRIGLVLMAKAGYDPRVAIGLWQRMNAKGGSRPPEFLSTHPAPESRIRNIESLIPEAMQYYKGQR, encoded by the coding sequence ATGGCGCTTCTCATCGCTTCCTGCGCCAGCGCCCCCGTCACGGAGCGCAAGGGGCTGCACCTCGTGCCCGATTCCGAACTGACGGCGATGAGCTTTCAGGAGTACAACAAGGTCTTGAAAGCATCGAAGCTCTCGACGGACACGGCGAAAGTGGCCATGGTGCGCCGTGTAGGCCAGCGGATCGCGGCAGCCGCTGAAGAGCTCCTGGAGGAGACGGGCCGAGGCAGCGACATTAGGAGTTACAAGTGGGAGTTCAACCTGATCGAGGACGACAAGACGGTCAATGCCTGGTGCATGCCCGGCGGCAAGGTGGCGGTGTACACGGGCCTTCTTCCGATCACCCAGGACGAAAACGGGCTTGCCGTCGTCATGGGTCACGAGGTGGCCCATGCCATCGCCAAGCACGGCAACGAGCGCATGAGCCAGGCCCTGCTTGCCCAGTTCGGCGCCATCGGTCTGTCCCTGGCGCTTGCGCGGAGCCCCGGGCTCACCTCGGACATTTTCATGCAGGCCTACGGTGTGGGGGCCCAGGTGGGGTTTCTGCTCCCGTACAGCCGGATTCACGAGTCCGAGGCAGACCGTATCGGGCTCGTGCTCATGGCCAAGGCAGGGTACGATCCCCGGGTGGCGATCGGTCTGTGGCAGCGGATGAACGCCAAGGGCGGCTCGCGGCCGCCGGAGTTTCTATCCACGCACCCGGCACCGGAGTCCCGGATCCGCAACATCGAGTCCCTTATTCCCGAGGCCATGCAGTATTACAAGGGGCAGCGCTGA
- a CDS encoding arginine decarboxylase, pyruvoyl-dependent, with amino-acid sequence MWVPKKIFFTKGVGTHKEELHSFELALRNAGIEKFNLVYVSSIFPPGCKMISKAKGLKEKTPGEITYCVMSRCSSNEPYRLLAASVGCAIPADTSQYGYISEHHAFGQTEKQAGDYAEDLAAAMLASTLGIDFDVDKSWDENKEIFKISGKIVRTRNVTQSYIVPRKGGWTTVLAAAVFAF; translated from the coding sequence ATCTGGGTACCGAAAAAGATCTTTTTCACCAAGGGCGTGGGTACGCACAAGGAAGAGCTGCACTCGTTCGAGCTGGCCCTGCGGAATGCGGGCATCGAGAAATTCAACCTGGTTTACGTATCGAGCATATTCCCTCCCGGCTGCAAGATGATCTCCAAGGCCAAGGGCCTGAAGGAAAAGACCCCGGGCGAGATCACCTACTGCGTCATGAGCCGCTGCTCCAGCAACGAGCCCTACCGCCTGCTGGCGGCATCCGTCGGCTGCGCGATCCCCGCGGACACGTCGCAGTACGGCTACATCAGTGAACATCACGCCTTCGGCCAGACGGAAAAACAGGCCGGCGACTACGCCGAGGACCTCGCGGCAGCCATGCTGGCCTCCACCCTGGGCATCGACTTCGACGTCGACAAGAGCTGGGACGAGAACAAGGAGATCTTCAAGATCAGCGGCAAGATCGTCCGGACACGAAACGTGACCCAGTCCTACATCGTGCCGAGAAAAGGTGGCTGGACCACGGTCCTCGCCGCGGCGGTGTTCGCATTCTAG
- the speB gene encoding agmatinase — translation MNFGGIEEQYEVLENAAFAVIPVPYDLTTTYQGGTRKGPAAILEASCNMELYDEEIEAETYRAGIHTMEPLEAVASGPEGMLGRIVEAVDWVFGSGKIPVMLGGEHSITLGAVRAARKRFPKLSVLHLDAHADMRMSYQGTPYSHACIGRRMRELCPVVQAGIRSMSAEEASYLKKAAVPVFPAAAIRRDPAWVGKVLRRLSKDVYITVDLDVFDPSVMPATGTPEPGGMFWHDVLDLLREVCRKKNVVGFDLVELAPIPGMVAPDFLAARLAYRIMGYVTQKSR, via the coding sequence ATGAATTTCGGCGGAATCGAAGAACAATACGAAGTCCTCGAGAACGCGGCGTTTGCGGTGATCCCCGTCCCCTACGACCTCACGACGACCTACCAGGGGGGGACGCGCAAAGGGCCGGCCGCCATCCTCGAAGCCTCCTGCAACATGGAGCTCTACGACGAGGAGATCGAGGCGGAGACCTACCGTGCGGGCATTCACACGATGGAGCCTCTCGAGGCCGTCGCCTCGGGGCCGGAGGGGATGCTCGGGCGGATCGTCGAGGCCGTCGACTGGGTCTTCGGGTCCGGGAAGATCCCCGTCATGCTGGGCGGCGAGCACAGCATCACGCTGGGCGCGGTCCGGGCGGCGCGGAAACGGTTCCCGAAACTCTCGGTGCTGCACTTGGACGCCCACGCGGACATGCGGATGTCCTACCAGGGCACCCCATACAGTCACGCCTGCATCGGCAGGCGGATGAGGGAGCTCTGCCCCGTGGTCCAGGCCGGCATCCGCAGCATGAGCGCCGAAGAGGCCTCCTATCTGAAAAAAGCGGCGGTCCCCGTTTTCCCCGCAGCGGCCATCCGCCGGGACCCGGCATGGGTCGGCAAAGTGCTGCGCCGCCTGTCGAAAGACGTCTATATCACCGTCGATCTCGATGTCTTCGACCCCTCCGTCATGCCCGCGACGGGAACGCCCGAGCCGGGCGGGATGTTCTGGCACGACGTGCTCGACCTGCTCCGGGAGGTGTGCCGCAAAAAGAACGTCGTCGGGTTCGACCTCGTCGAACTTGCGCCCATCCCCGGCATGGTGGCCCCCGACTTCCTGGCGGCGAGGCTGGCATACCGGATAATGGGATACGTGACGCAAAAATCCAGATAA
- a CDS encoding UDP-2,3-diacylglucosamine diphosphatase: protein MRAVFFSDVHARDSADTAAACLLEFLAEVAGSLDHLFVAGDLFDFWFSREGVAYPGFQPIIDRLSAMRRGGVRVHLFEGNHDFFLADYFTRHHGIEVYPCDARFVLGGKTLYIAHGDLVDRSDRGYRALRRLLRSPFFYRLQKRMPLPVLWSLARRSSDASKEYLAKPQECLAAKMEDFALAKFAEGFDAVILGHCHLPLLRACTIGGRQTHFALLGDWLAHRSYLVLENGRFELRFWKGGPGCPC, encoded by the coding sequence ATGAGGGCCGTCTTTTTTTCCGACGTCCATGCCCGCGATTCGGCCGACACGGCGGCCGCGTGCCTCCTGGAGTTCCTCGCGGAGGTTGCGGGCTCGCTGGATCACCTCTTCGTCGCGGGCGACCTGTTCGATTTCTGGTTCTCCCGGGAGGGTGTCGCGTACCCCGGGTTTCAGCCCATCATCGACCGTCTGTCCGCGATGCGGCGCGGAGGCGTCCGGGTCCACCTCTTCGAGGGAAACCACGATTTTTTCCTGGCCGATTATTTCACCCGGCACCACGGGATCGAGGTGTACCCGTGCGATGCCCGTTTCGTGCTGGGGGGCAAGACTCTCTACATCGCCCACGGCGACCTGGTGGATCGTTCCGACAGGGGATACCGGGCCCTGCGGAGGCTCCTGCGCAGCCCGTTTTTCTACCGGCTGCAAAAGCGGATGCCCCTGCCGGTGCTCTGGTCGCTGGCGCGCCGCAGCTCCGACGCCAGCAAGGAGTACCTCGCAAAACCGCAGGAGTGCCTGGCCGCAAAAATGGAGGACTTCGCCCTCGCAAAGTTCGCCGAGGGATTCGATGCGGTCATCCTCGGGCACTGCCATCTGCCCCTGCTGCGCGCGTGCACGATCGGAGGCAGGCAGACGCATTTCGCCCTGCTGGGCGACTGGCTCGCCCACCGGTCCTACCTGGTCCTGGAGAACGGGCGGTTCGAACTCCGCTTCTGGAAAGGAGGGCCCGGCTGCCCCTGCTGA
- a CDS encoding histidinol phosphate phosphatase domain-containing protein, with translation MIDLHTHSLFSDGELIPSELARRAAVAGYRALAVTDHADHSNFDFILERVSQVCGKISEAYGIFVLPGIEITHVPPRWIPPLAKEARKAGARIIVVHGETLVEPVIEGTNLAAVQADIDILAHPGLIDEDTVKLAAKAGIHLEISARKGHCLANGHVAALARRHGAPLLVNTDAHAPGDLISRDFARRVARGAGLTEAETARVFRNAEEIVRKKTSMGAATGRSRKRG, from the coding sequence ATGATCGATCTGCACACGCATTCTCTCTTCAGCGACGGGGAGCTGATCCCGTCGGAATTGGCCCGGAGGGCCGCCGTTGCCGGATACCGCGCCCTGGCCGTCACGGACCACGCGGACCACTCCAACTTCGATTTCATCCTCGAGCGGGTTTCCCAGGTCTGCGGCAAGATTTCCGAGGCCTACGGGATCTTCGTCCTGCCGGGGATCGAGATCACCCACGTGCCGCCCCGCTGGATCCCCCCCCTGGCGAAGGAGGCACGCAAGGCCGGGGCCCGGATCATCGTGGTCCATGGGGAGACCCTTGTGGAGCCCGTCATCGAGGGCACGAACCTCGCCGCCGTCCAGGCCGACATCGATATCCTCGCCCACCCGGGCCTGATCGACGAGGACACGGTGAAGCTGGCGGCCAAGGCGGGCATCCACCTTGAGATCTCGGCCCGGAAGGGCCACTGCCTGGCCAATGGCCACGTGGCGGCGCTGGCCCGCAGGCATGGCGCGCCCCTGCTGGTCAACACGGATGCGCACGCACCCGGCGATCTCATCAGCCGGGACTTCGCCCGCCGTGTCGCTCGCGGCGCAGGGCTCACGGAGGCGGAGACGGCCAGGGTCTTCCGCAACGCCGAGGAGATCGTCCGAAAGAAGACGTCGATGGGCGCCGCAACCGGCAGATCGCGGAAGAGGGGATGA
- the lptF gene encoding LPS export ABC transporter permease LptF, with protein sequence MFSILNRYIFREVLYPFLMTLFVFTFVLIMGRILSLVDLMINKGVNFSDILKLILYLMPALMLFTIPLALIIAILIGIGRLSRDNEFTVLKACGLSLHQIAAPVLAISLIAFGLSALTSFFLIPLGNLEAKNLLFSIVKQKASVGIKEKVFNDDFRGIVIFADRIPAHGDVMEGVLLYDDRTAEEPSTIIAARGRLVSNPQSLTVTLRLEDGSIHTVDPQFRNYKKVDFSTYDVRLDFKGSAADERRVKFSRLDEMTLWDLRRGIDAPEPQGPTRREMLIEFNQRLATPFSCLIFALLGIPLGIQSSRSGKMRGFTIGLSLVMVYYVLLLYGKALGETGKVPAVIGVWAPNVLFMAAGLHVYVARAREREIVPEWLTLRKRKG encoded by the coding sequence ATGTTCAGCATCCTGAACCGGTACATCTTCCGTGAGGTCCTCTATCCCTTCCTCATGACCCTCTTCGTCTTCACCTTCGTTCTGATCATGGGGCGCATCCTGAGCCTCGTCGATCTCATGATCAACAAGGGGGTCAACTTCTCGGACATCCTCAAGCTGATTCTCTACCTTATGCCCGCGCTCATGCTGTTCACGATCCCCCTGGCTCTCATCATCGCGATCCTCATCGGGATCGGGCGCCTGTCCCGGGACAACGAGTTCACCGTCCTGAAGGCCTGCGGGCTGAGCCTCCACCAGATCGCGGCGCCCGTGCTGGCCATCTCCCTGATCGCGTTCGGCCTTTCGGCCCTGACCAGTTTTTTCCTCATCCCTCTGGGCAATCTCGAGGCGAAGAACCTCCTGTTTTCGATCGTCAAGCAAAAGGCGAGCGTGGGCATCAAGGAGAAGGTCTTCAACGACGATTTCCGGGGGATCGTCATCTTTGCGGACCGGATCCCCGCCCACGGTGATGTCATGGAGGGGGTCCTGCTCTACGACGACAGGACCGCCGAGGAGCCGAGCACGATCATCGCCGCGCGGGGCAGGCTGGTCTCGAACCCGCAGTCCCTGACGGTGACGCTTCGGCTGGAGGATGGCAGCATCCACACCGTCGATCCCCAGTTCAGGAACTACAAGAAAGTCGATTTCAGCACCTACGACGTCCGCCTCGACTTCAAAGGCTCGGCCGCCGACGAGCGCCGCGTCAAGTTCAGCAGGCTCGACGAGATGACCCTCTGGGACCTTCGCCGGGGGATCGACGCCCCGGAACCCCAGGGGCCGACGAGGCGCGAAATGCTCATCGAGTTCAACCAGCGGCTGGCGACCCCCTTCAGCTGCCTGATCTTCGCCCTGCTGGGCATCCCCCTGGGGATCCAGTCGAGCCGCTCGGGAAAGATGCGCGGCTTCACCATCGGGCTGTCGCTCGTCATGGTCTACTACGTGCTGCTGCTCTACGGGAAAGCCCTCGGCGAGACCGGGAAGGTGCCGGCCGTCATCGGGGTCTGGGCACCTAACGTGCTGTTCATGGCCGCGGGCCTTCACGTCTACGTTGCCCGGGCGCGGGAACGGGAGATCGTCCCGGAATGGCTGACCCTGCGGAAACGGAAAGGATGA
- the lptG gene encoding LPS export ABC transporter permease LptG — translation MTVLDRYISREFTLTFVFVLLAFLCLYIVVDFFERIRMFLSNQATLGQIVSYHLYTVPSIVAMMIPACVLLAALITFGLLSRNHEIIAMKANGISLYRIALPVTAFAIAASAVNFLLNEFVTPAANWRAEYIKYVEVQKKREWGAFKENQIWYKSQNAIYNFKLVSPTENRIQGVTILYLDAGFGLVSRIDAREARWTGEGWELRDVLRTTFAGKGFPSIERLPALPVAITEKPEDLRAVQKSADQMGFRELRDYIRKLRQEGYDATRYETDLHGKIAFVFVSLIMALIGVAFPMRSERSGGIAQGIGVGVIIGFSYWIVFAFTLSLGRSGTLPPIAAAWATNVILGMVAVVMFRRVDT, via the coding sequence ATGACCGTGCTCGATCGATACATCTCGCGCGAATTCACCCTGACCTTCGTGTTCGTCCTGCTTGCCTTCCTGTGCCTCTACATCGTGGTGGACTTCTTCGAGCGGATCCGGATGTTCCTGAGCAACCAGGCGACCCTGGGCCAGATCGTGTCCTACCACCTCTACACGGTGCCCTCCATCGTGGCCATGATGATCCCGGCCTGCGTCCTCCTGGCCGCACTGATCACGTTCGGGCTGCTGTCGCGGAATCACGAGATCATCGCCATGAAGGCCAACGGGATCAGTCTCTACAGGATCGCGCTGCCCGTGACGGCCTTTGCGATCGCCGCCAGCGCGGTGAATTTTCTTCTCAACGAATTCGTCACCCCGGCGGCCAACTGGAGGGCAGAATACATCAAATACGTGGAGGTGCAGAAGAAGAGGGAGTGGGGGGCATTCAAGGAGAACCAGATCTGGTACAAGAGCCAGAACGCCATCTACAACTTCAAGCTCGTATCCCCCACGGAAAACCGCATCCAGGGCGTGACCATCCTCTACCTCGATGCCGGCTTCGGCCTCGTCTCCCGTATCGATGCCCGCGAGGCCCGCTGGACGGGTGAGGGCTGGGAGCTCCGCGATGTCCTCCGGACCACCTTCGCCGGCAAGGGCTTCCCGTCCATCGAGCGCCTGCCCGCGCTCCCCGTCGCGATCACCGAAAAACCCGAAGACCTTCGGGCTGTGCAGAAGAGCGCAGACCAGATGGGCTTCCGCGAGCTCAGGGACTACATCCGGAAACTGCGCCAGGAGGGCTACGATGCCACCCGCTACGAGACGGACCTGCACGGAAAGATCGCCTTCGTCTTCGTGAGCCTGATCATGGCCCTCATCGGCGTCGCCTTCCCGATGCGATCCGAGAGAAGCGGGGGAATTGCCCAGGGGATCGGGGTCGGCGTCATCATCGGCTTCTCCTACTGGATCGTCTTCGCCTTCACGCTGTCCCTGGGCCGGTCCGGTACGCTGCCCCCGATTGCAGCCGCCTGGGCGACCAACGTCATTCTCGGCATGGTGGCCGTCGTCATGTTCCGACGGGTCGACACCTAG
- a CDS encoding adenosylhomocysteinase — protein sequence MDYDVKDMKLAEQGRLAVEWAYRSMPVLALIRKRFAKEKPLKGLRLGACLHVTTETASLMETLKAGGAEVRLCASNPLSTQDYVAAYLVKFHSIPVYAIKGEDTGTYYRHIHAVLDMKPHLTMDDGADLVSMIHSERRDLIPGIVGGTEETTTGVIRLRAMAAKGVLRFPIIAVNDAQTKYMFDNRYGTGQSTIDGIIRATNRLIAGSVFVICGYGWCSRGLAMRAHGLGANVVVTEVDPLKALEAVMDGYRVMPIAEAAGIGDFFCTLTGDINVIRREHFLKMKDGAIVSNSGHFNVELDLEGLGKITKKTRRIREFVEEHTLTNGRRVYVLGEGRLINLAAAEGHPSSVMDMSFANQALSAEYLAKNAKSLKKQVYAVPGDIDREIARLKLAAMGVKIDTLTAEQKRYLSSWEMGT from the coding sequence ATGGATTACGACGTCAAGGACATGAAACTGGCGGAGCAGGGCAGGCTGGCCGTGGAATGGGCCTACCGGAGCATGCCCGTGCTCGCCCTCATCCGGAAGCGCTTCGCGAAGGAGAAGCCGCTCAAGGGGCTGCGGCTGGGCGCCTGCCTCCATGTCACCACGGAGACGGCGAGCCTCATGGAAACCCTCAAGGCCGGGGGGGCCGAGGTGCGCCTCTGCGCATCGAACCCGCTGAGCACGCAGGACTACGTGGCCGCGTACCTCGTCAAGTTCCACTCCATCCCCGTCTACGCGATCAAGGGGGAGGACACCGGGACCTACTACCGGCACATCCATGCCGTTCTCGACATGAAGCCGCACCTGACCATGGACGACGGCGCCGACCTCGTGTCGATGATCCACTCGGAGCGCCGGGACCTCATCCCCGGCATCGTCGGGGGCACCGAGGAGACGACGACGGGCGTGATCCGGCTGCGTGCCATGGCCGCCAAGGGCGTGCTGAGGTTCCCCATCATCGCCGTCAACGACGCCCAGACGAAGTACATGTTCGACAACCGCTACGGGACGGGACAGAGCACGATCGACGGGATCATCCGGGCGACGAACCGCCTCATTGCCGGCTCGGTCTTCGTCATCTGCGGCTACGGGTGGTGTTCCCGGGGGCTCGCCATGAGGGCCCACGGCCTCGGGGCGAACGTCGTCGTGACGGAAGTGGACCCCCTGAAGGCCCTCGAGGCCGTCATGGACGGCTACCGGGTCATGCCCATCGCGGAGGCGGCCGGGATCGGGGACTTCTTCTGCACGCTCACGGGCGACATCAACGTGATCCGCAGGGAACATTTTCTGAAGATGAAGGACGGGGCCATCGTGTCCAACTCGGGCCACTTCAACGTGGAACTCGATCTCGAGGGACTTGGGAAAATCACGAAAAAGACGCGAAGGATCCGCGAGTTCGTCGAGGAGCACACCCTGACAAACGGCCGGAGGGTCTATGTCCTGGGCGAAGGGCGTCTCATCAACCTGGCGGCGGCCGAGGGACACCCCTCGAGCGTCATGGACATGAGCTTCGCCAACCAGGCCCTCTCGGCGGAATACCTGGCGAAGAACGCCAAGTCCCTGAAAAAGCAGGTCTACGCGGTTCCCGGGGACATCGACCGGGAGATCGCCCGGCTCAAGCTGGCGGCCATGGGCGTCAAGATCGACACCCTGACGGCGGAGCAGAAACGGTACCTGAGTTCCTGGGAAATGGGCACGTAG
- a CDS encoding methionine adenosyltransferase, with product MQITSESIKIGHPDIVADAIAANIIAAILDEEKKLGLTVYNMPHCGLEVFLGKGFCVVGGEVSTRCYVDVERIVRDTVLGIGYNDFCLGLDGASMGVLNAIIPQSPDINIGTRADLGKFKEIGAGDQGIMYGYACSDTPELLPLPYVLSHRMMRVFEETKHPYFAPDGKGQVSVEYDDKTGKPLRVVKVLMSNAIDYRHVGKGKRKEVEAVAKKMCFDVLGDWIDRKTEFLFNPTGEWQAIHSCSAADSGVTGRKLVVQFYGGFPGAQLGGGSVMNKSPEKVDCSAAFGARYAAKNIVAAGLAEKCSIQLSYAIGVARPFSIYVNTFGTGKVSDRKLEQIVTKVFDFTPAGMITQFNLLDGNVYRRLPRTFFMDKYAWEKTDKVKELRRLAKA from the coding sequence ATGCAGATCACATCGGAGAGCATCAAGATCGGACACCCGGACATCGTGGCCGACGCCATCGCCGCCAACATCATCGCCGCGATTCTCGACGAGGAGAAGAAGCTCGGCCTGACGGTGTACAACATGCCGCACTGCGGCCTCGAGGTCTTCCTCGGCAAGGGCTTCTGCGTCGTCGGCGGCGAGGTCTCGACCCGCTGCTACGTGGACGTGGAGAGGATCGTGCGGGATACGGTCCTCGGCATCGGCTACAACGACTTCTGCCTCGGTCTCGACGGCGCGTCCATGGGTGTGCTCAACGCCATCATCCCGCAGTCGCCGGACATCAACATCGGCACCCGGGCCGATCTCGGGAAATTCAAGGAGATCGGGGCGGGGGACCAGGGCATCATGTACGGCTACGCCTGCTCGGACACCCCGGAGCTGCTGCCGCTGCCGTATGTTCTTTCCCATCGGATGATGCGGGTCTTCGAGGAGACGAAGCACCCCTACTTCGCGCCGGACGGCAAGGGCCAGGTCAGCGTGGAATACGACGACAAGACGGGAAAGCCCCTGCGCGTGGTCAAGGTCCTCATGTCCAACGCCATTGACTACCGCCACGTGGGCAAGGGCAAGAGGAAGGAAGTCGAGGCCGTCGCCAAGAAGATGTGCTTCGACGTCCTGGGGGACTGGATCGACCGCAAGACCGAGTTTCTCTTCAACCCCACGGGTGAGTGGCAGGCGATCCACTCCTGCAGCGCCGCCGATTCGGGCGTCACCGGCCGGAAGCTCGTCGTGCAGTTCTACGGGGGGTTCCCCGGCGCACAGCTCGGCGGAGGGTCCGTCATGAACAAGTCCCCCGAGAAGGTTGACTGCTCCGCGGCCTTCGGCGCCCGCTACGCGGCCAAGAACATCGTCGCCGCCGGGCTTGCCGAGAAGTGCTCCATCCAGCTCTCCTATGCCATCGGGGTGGCCAGGCCCTTCTCGATCTACGTGAACACTTTCGGCACCGGGAAGGTGTCGGACCGCAAGCTGGAGCAGATCGTCACGAAGGTCTTCGACTTCACCCCGGCGGGCATGATCACGCAGTTCAACCTGCTGGACGGAAACGTTTACCGCAGGCTCCCGAGGACCTTCTTCATGGACAAGTACGCCTGGGAGAAGACGGACAAGGTGAAGGAACTCCGCCGCTTGGCCAAGGCGTAA
- a CDS encoding DUF502 domain-containing protein — translation MKHRLKNIFLAGLAVSVPIGLTIYILFFLIGLMDGLLRVIPPAIHPETLLGVHIPGLGVIATVGLIFLAGLVTTSYAGARLFRFAESLVERIPLIRGIYQSIKQIVQTMVSKEGQSFKRVVLVEFPRQGLHTVAFVTGAVTGELQRKTGGRGISIFVPTTPNPTSGFYMIVPEDRVTDLDMSVEDAFKLIISGGMLMPPENNKQLRNE, via the coding sequence ATGAAACACAGGCTCAAGAACATCTTTCTCGCCGGTCTCGCCGTCTCGGTCCCGATCGGGCTGACGATCTACATCCTGTTCTTCCTGATCGGCCTGATGGACGGCCTGCTGCGGGTGATCCCGCCGGCCATTCACCCGGAGACCCTCCTGGGGGTGCACATCCCCGGCCTGGGGGTGATCGCGACGGTCGGGCTCATCTTCCTGGCCGGCCTGGTCACAACGAGCTACGCCGGGGCGAGGCTCTTCCGGTTCGCCGAGAGCCTTGTCGAGAGGATCCCGCTCATCCGGGGCATCTACCAGTCAATCAAGCAGATCGTGCAGACCATGGTGAGCAAGGAGGGACAGAGCTTCAAGAGGGTGGTCCTCGTCGAGTTCCCGCGGCAGGGGCTTCACACGGTGGCCTTCGTGACCGGGGCCGTCACCGGGGAGCTGCAGCGCAAGACCGGCGGGCGCGGCATCAGCATTTTCGTCCCCACGACCCCGAACCCCACGTCGGGCTTCTACATGATCGTCCCGGAAGACCGCGTCACGGACCTCGACATGTCCGTCGAGGACGCCTTCAAGCTCATCATCTCGGGCGGGATGCTCATGCCGCCGGAAAACAATAAGCAGTTGAGAAACGAATGA
- a CDS encoding aspartate 1-decarboxylase codes for MQRIVLKSKIHRATVTDANLNYEGSITIDEGLMQRADLVPYEKVAIYNVSNGERFSTYVIKGKRNSGVICLNGAAARKVSKGDLIIIASYVLVEDEEAKGWNPKCVHVDAKNRVRK; via the coding sequence ATGCAGCGCATCGTGCTCAAATCCAAGATACACCGCGCAACGGTGACGGACGCCAACCTGAACTACGAGGGAAGCATCACGATCGACGAGGGCCTCATGCAGCGGGCCGACCTCGTCCCCTACGAGAAGGTGGCGATCTACAACGTCTCGAACGGCGAGCGCTTCTCGACGTATGTGATCAAGGGGAAGAGAAATTCCGGCGTGATCTGCCTCAACGGGGCGGCCGCCCGGAAGGTCTCGAAGGGCGATCTCATCATCATCGCGAGCTACGTCCTGGTCGAAGACGAAGAGGCCAAGGGGTGGAACCCCAAGTGCGTCCACGTGGACGCGAAGAACCGGGTCCGGAAATAG
- a CDS encoding pantoate--beta-alanine ligase produces MIVIEKAREMQRHAEALRQKGQRIAFVPTMGYLHRGHLSLMEEGRKRGDCLVTSIYVNPTQFGPTEDLAKYPRDFDMDYRLCQGVGVDVIFYPSNEEMYPDHYQTYVDLEGVTQNLCGLSRPGHFRGVATVCTKLFNLVKPHVAVFGKKDFQQLVVIKRMVEDLNMDLEIIGLDTVREPDGLAMSSRNTYLKPEERESALSLSRGLKMAQGMYARGERDAAVIIDAVSRFIAGHPHAKIDYVKICDTTTMKDVSRLDGECVMALAVRVGAARLIDNTVFGEPLNI; encoded by the coding sequence ATGATCGTCATCGAGAAAGCCAGGGAGATGCAGCGGCACGCGGAGGCCCTGCGGCAGAAGGGACAGCGGATCGCCTTCGTCCCGACCATGGGGTATCTCCACCGCGGGCACCTGAGCCTCATGGAGGAGGGGAGAAAGCGGGGGGACTGCCTCGTGACGAGCATCTACGTCAACCCGACCCAGTTCGGCCCCACGGAGGATCTCGCCAAGTACCCGCGGGACTTCGACATGGACTACAGGCTCTGCCAGGGCGTCGGGGTGGACGTCATCTTCTACCCGTCCAACGAGGAGATGTACCCCGATCACTACCAGACCTACGTGGATCTCGAGGGGGTGACGCAGAATCTCTGCGGCCTGTCGAGGCCCGGGCATTTCCGGGGCGTGGCCACCGTGTGCACCAAGCTCTTCAACCTCGTGAAGCCCCACGTGGCGGTATTCGGGAAGAAGGATTTCCAGCAGCTCGTCGTCATCAAGAGAATGGTCGAGGACCTGAACATGGACCTCGAAATCATCGGCCTCGACACGGTCCGGGAGCCCGACGGGCTTGCCATGAGCTCCCGGAACACATACCTCAAGCCCGAGGAGCGCGAATCGGCCCTGAGCCTGAGCCGGGGCCTCAAGATGGCCCAGGGGATGTACGCCCGGGGCGAGCGGGATGCGGCCGTCATCATCGACGCCGTCAGCCGCTTCATCGCGGGGCATCCCCACGCGAAGATCGATTACGTGAAGATCTGCGACACGACGACGATGAAGGACGTGTCCCGTCTGGACGGGGAATGCGTCATGGCGCTGGCCGTGCGCGTCGGAGCTGCGCGCCTGATCGACAACACCGTCTTCGGAGAACCCCTGAACATCTGA